CCGAGCGGGCAATACGCCTTCACGACGTTGGACAACCCAGACTCAAGAGCGCCGTGGCAGCGGAAGATGACCGATGAAGACGGCAACGCTCTCTATCCGTTCTTGATCTTCGACTCCATCCAGTGGGAAGGGCCGATTGTTGAGCCAAGCGAACAACGAAAACGTGATCGCTTTTTGCCGCCAGGCGAGTTCGACATCAAGGATGTGCGTCAGTCGCTGACGAGATTCGCTGGACTGGCTTGGCGGCGGCCACCTTCCGATCCAGAGCTGGATCGATACATGGAGATTGTTCAGGCTGAGATCGCCTCGGGCGAATCCGTTCGCGACGCTTGCAAGCTGGGCATGCTTGGGATTTTGGCATCCCAAAACTTCTATTACCTACGTGAAGGCACGGCCAATGAGGATCGTTCGAACCTGGATGACTGGGAGCTGGCATCGCGTTTGTCGTATTTTTTGTGGAGTTCGATGCCCGACGTGGAGCTGCTACGAGCCGCCCATGCGGGAGACCTGAGTGATCCATCGACGCTGAAGGCTCAAGTTCAGCGAATGATGTCGGACCCAAAAATTGGCCGGTTTACTGATGCTTTTCCAAGGCAATGGTTGCAATTGGGAAGCGTCGGCACGTTCCCACCGGATCAAAATCTGTACCCCGAATACGATCCTTGGCTTGAGAAGAGCATGGTGCTTGAGACGACACTGTTCTTCAAGAACGTGTTCGGCGACAACCAATCGATCCGTGAATTTCTGGATTCCGATTGGACGATCGTGAATCCTCGGCTGGCTTCGCACTATGGCATGACAGCACCACCGGAAACTGGGTTTCAAAAGGTAGCGTTGACGCCGGACGACCATCGCGGTGGCTTGCTGACTCAAGCGTCGATCTTGTCGTTGACATCCGATGGGACTCGGCATCGGCCCGTGCATCGTGGGATTTGGGTTTCCGAGGTCATGTTGGGGAAGACCCCCAATCCTCCGCCGGCCAACATTGATGCAATTGAACCGAATCCAGTGGATCAACCGCGGGCCACGATCCGCATGAAGCTGGCCGCGCACACCGTCCACGCTCAATGCGCGGCATGCCATCGTAAGATTGACCCGCTGGGGTTCGCGTTGGACAACTACGACGCCGTGGGAAGCTGGCGGACGGAAGAGTATGTGCAGCATGGCACCGGCAAGAATCCTTCGGTGGATGCCAGTGGCGTGATGCCGAACGGCAAGTCGTTTGATGGCCCCGAGGATTTCAAGCAATTGATGGTCGAGAACCTCGACGGGTTCGGGCTGGCCTTCATCGAGAAGCTTGCGACCTTTGCCTTGCGTCGACCGATGACGGTGGATGATCGGGAGGCGGTACGTTCAATCGCACTGGCCAGCAAAGCGGACGGTTACCGATTGCGAAGCCTTGTCGAGAACTTCGTGCTTTCGGATCTGTTTTTGAAACGCTAATTCATTCCCTTCGCATCTCTTTTAAGAAGATAACGATGGCTCACTATCATTCATGGCAAAGACGGATCTCACGTCGGCATGTCCTTCGCGGCGCAGGTGCCGCGTTGGCGCTGCCAATGATGGAATGCATGCGTCCGGTGCAGGCGGCATCGAGCGTCGATGGCTCGCCGCGCCGGAGCGTCTTCATCTATCTTCCCAACGGGGTCAACACGCTCGACTACCAAATCTTGCAATCGGGAAAAGGCTACCAGTTCAGCCAGTCGCTGAAACCACTCGAGCGGCATCGCGACCAAATCACGCCCATCAGTGGTTTGCATCATCCCAACGCGTTGGGGCACCACCATGGATGTCAGAGCATTTGGTTGACCGGTGGTAAGATTGGCCCGACGGAACGGAATTCCGTTTCGGTGGATCAACTAATGGCGAGCCAAACTTCAGCAATGACGCGTTTCTCTTCGCTCGTGCTTAGCAATACAGGTCGATCGTTGTCTTACAACGCGGACGGCATCTCGTTGCCAGCCGAGACAAAACCGGCGGAGGTATTTAGGCGCTTGTTCCATGTTCCGGAGGGTGGAGTCGCGAATGAACGACGAGGTTTACAGCAAACGGGTAGCATCTTGGACGCGATTTTGGATGAATCGCGATCGCTGAAACGGAAAATTGGCAATCAAGACAAGACGCGTTTGGATCAATATCTCTCTTCGGTACGCGAGGTCGAATTGCGTACGAAGCGTGCTGACCGCTGGCTGGACGTGCCACGGCCTGAAATTGACAACGCCGACCAAAGGCGAATCAATCGCGAGGTGTCGCAGCAAAAAGTGGGCGAGTACTTCCGGACAATGTACGACCTGATGGTGCTCGCGTTTCAAACAGACATGACGCGGGTGATCACGTTCAGTAGCGGCGATGAGGGCAAAGGGCTGCCGATACCGGAGATATCGATCAATCAGACACGTCATTCCCTGTCGCATCACAACGGTGACCCTGAACAACTTCGTCGATTGACCGAAAGTGACGCCTTCAACTTCCAACAGTTTGCCTACTTGCTTGATCGGCTATCCGAAGTGGAAGACGCCAACGGTCCACTACTGGACACCACCATGTTGCTCTATGGCAGTGGCATGGCGTACGGTCACAGTCATGGCAATGCAAACGTGCCCACGATTCTAGCCGGCGGGCGCAAGTTGGGGCTGAGGCATGGTCAGCACGTTGATTACAACATCGGACACATTGATGGCTACGACGTAGCGGATGCCAAGAAGCACTACGGCATTTGTTCACGTCCGGCGAACGAAAACGGGCGGCTTAGCAATGTGTTATTGACCATGGCCCAGCGAATGGGCGTGAACACCGAAACTTTTGCCGATAGTGTCAGCTCCATTTCGGAGATCGAAGCATGAAGTGGCTTCAATCTTTTGTGCTCCTGAGTTGTTTCATCACCAGCGCGGTCGCCGTTGGTGAGTCGAGAGGGAGTGTGGCCACGCCGGATCGTTTTCCAGCGGCCGGCACTTCGTATCCGATCGCTGGTGAATTGGTGATGGTGGACCATGTCAATCGCACCGGCATCTTGCGTTGCGACCGGCTCGATACTCGCAACAAGTATCACCAGGACTTGCCGCTCGCCTTCGGGATGCTGCCTTATGGGACGCTGTACTACCACGGAGCACCCGCGACGCTGAGTGACATCTTGCTTGGTACGCACTTGCACGGTTGGTTCCATTTTGGACCCGCGGGTGATTTCGAGGTGGACCTGTTGGAAAC
The sequence above is drawn from the Neorhodopirellula lusitana genome and encodes:
- a CDS encoding DUF1592 domain-containing protein, with the translated sequence MKRFVICTIVLAMMASLSLTADLTAKADEFKPAGPQPVDPQSVDLIASFQHSVLPFLEQHCFDCHNADEQEGEFRLDNLAVDFDSIGNAQLWDEVIGRINAGEMPPPDHPQPSSAELERVVDWIGGRIKEGERARMSKRASVAFYRLSREEYSNTIQDLLGVQYDASVPGRMSADPEWKGFQRIGSQLSLSPSHVEKYLAAARSILDTAYPDKVAETRTWTKDAIDIDWPNRGRRAEFKELGVEDQVRTLIWPGHRLSYVEPVHGSYDMPPGIYRGKLKVSGLPSKKGRPPHVAIYCQQLDRMIFEQDVIAPENEPVVLELETYLEGQVKMTINNEVAGPSNSPMSGRPSGQYAFTTLDNPDSRAPWQRKMTDEDGNALYPFLIFDSIQWEGPIVEPSEQRKRDRFLPPGEFDIKDVRQSLTRFAGLAWRRPPSDPELDRYMEIVQAEIASGESVRDACKLGMLGILASQNFYYLREGTANEDRSNLDDWELASRLSYFLWSSMPDVELLRAAHAGDLSDPSTLKAQVQRMMSDPKIGRFTDAFPRQWLQLGSVGTFPPDQNLYPEYDPWLEKSMVLETTLFFKNVFGDNQSIREFLDSDWTIVNPRLASHYGMTAPPETGFQKVALTPDDHRGGLLTQASILSLTSDGTRHRPVHRGIWVSEVMLGKTPNPPPANIDAIEPNPVDQPRATIRMKLAAHTVHAQCAACHRKIDPLGFALDNYDAVGSWRTEEYVQHGTGKNPSVDASGVMPNGKSFDGPEDFKQLMVENLDGFGLAFIEKLATFALRRPMTVDDREAVRSIALASKADGYRLRSLVENFVLSDLFLKR
- a CDS encoding DUF1552 domain-containing protein, with the protein product MAHYHSWQRRISRRHVLRGAGAALALPMMECMRPVQAASSVDGSPRRSVFIYLPNGVNTLDYQILQSGKGYQFSQSLKPLERHRDQITPISGLHHPNALGHHHGCQSIWLTGGKIGPTERNSVSVDQLMASQTSAMTRFSSLVLSNTGRSLSYNADGISLPAETKPAEVFRRLFHVPEGGVANERRGLQQTGSILDAILDESRSLKRKIGNQDKTRLDQYLSSVREVELRTKRADRWLDVPRPEIDNADQRRINREVSQQKVGEYFRTMYDLMVLAFQTDMTRVITFSSGDEGKGLPIPEISINQTRHSLSHHNGDPEQLRRLTESDAFNFQQFAYLLDRLSEVEDANGPLLDTTMLLYGSGMAYGHSHGNANVPTILAGGRKLGLRHGQHVDYNIGHIDGYDVADAKKHYGICSRPANENGRLSNVLLTMAQRMGVNTETFADSVSSISEIEA